The following proteins are co-located in the Zonotrichia albicollis isolate bZonAlb1 chromosome 1, bZonAlb1.hap1, whole genome shotgun sequence genome:
- the LOC102071460 gene encoding myosin-7 isoform X2 — MPDVEMAEFGEAAPYLRKSEKERLAAQTRPFDLKKDIFVPDEKEEYVKATIVSREGSKITAETEHGKTVTVKEDQIMQQNPPKFDKIEDMAMLTFLHEPAVLYNLKDRYASWMIYTYSGLFCVTVNPYKWLPVYNAEVVAAYRGKKRSEAPPHIFSISDNAYQNMLTDRENQSILITGESGAGKTVNTKRVIQYFAVIAAIGDRGKKEAGAPGKGTLEDQIIQANPALEAFGNAKTVRNDNSSRFGKFIRIHFGATGKLASADIETYLLEKSRVIFQLKAERNYHIYYQILSNKKPELLDMMLVTNNPYDYAFISQGETTVPSIDDGEELLATDSAFDVLGFTPEEKNSIYKLTGAIMHFGNMKFKQKQREEQAEPDGTEEADKSAYLMGLNSADLLKGLCHPRVKVGNEYVTKGQNVQQVIYAVGALAKAVYEKMFNWMVTRINNSLETKQPRQYFIGVLDIAGFEIFDFNSFEQLCINFTNEKLQQFFNHHMFVLEQEEYKKEGIEWEFIDFGMDLQACIDLIEKPMGIMSILEEECMFPKATDMTFKAKLFDNHLGKSANFGKPRNVKGKQEAHFALIHYAGTVDYNIIGWLQKNKDPLNETVVGLYQKSALKLLANLFANYAGADAPVEKGKGAKKKGSSFQTVSALHRENLNKLMTNLRSTHPHFVRCIIPNETKSPGVMNNPLVMHQLRCNGVLEGIRICRKGFPNRILYGDFRQRYRILNPAAIPEGQFIDSRKGAEKLLGSLDIDHNQYKFGHTKVFFKAGLLGLLEEMRDERLARIMTRLQAQVRGFLSRQEFKKILERRDSLLVIQWNIRAFMGVKNWPWMKLYFKIKPLLKSAETEKEMQNMKEEFGRLKEALEKSEARRKELEEKMVSMLQEKNDLQLQVQAEQDNLADAEERCDQLIKNKIQLEAKVKEMTERMEDEEEMNAELTAKKRKLEDECSELKKDIDDLELSLAKVEKEKHATENKVKNLTEEMAGLDETIVKLTKEKKALQESHQQALDDLQAEEDKVNTLTKAKVKLEQQVDDLESSLEQEKKIRMDLERAKRKLEGDLKLAQENIMDLENDKQQLDERLKKKDFELNALNARIEDEQAVAAQLQKKLKELQARIEELEEELEAERTGRAKVEKLRSDLSRELEEISERLEEAGGATSVQIELNKKREAEFQKMRRDLEEATLQHEATAAALRKKHADSVAELSEQIDNLQRVKQKLEKEKSELKLELDDVGSNMEQLIKAKANLEKMCRTMEDQMNEHRTKSEEAQRMVNDLTTQRAKLQTENGELSRQLEEKEAFINQMTRGKLTYTQQLEDLKRQLEEEVKAKNALAHALQSARHDCDLLREQYEEETEAKAELQRSLSKANSEVAQWRTKYETDAIQRTEELEEAKKKLAQRLQEAEEAVEAVNAKCSSLEKTKHRLQNEIEDLMADLERSNAAAAALDKKQRNFDKILSEWKQKFEESQVELEASQKEARSLSTELFKLKNAYEESLDHLETLKRENKNLQEEISDLTEQLGGSHKTIHELEKVRKQLDAEKLELQAALEEAEASLEHEEGKILRAQLEFNQVKADYERKLAEKDEEMEQAKRNHLRVVDSLQTSLDAETRSRNEALRLKKKMEGDLNEMEIQLSHANRVAAEAQKQVKTLQGCLKDTQLQLDDMVRVNEDLKENIAIVERRNNLLQSELEELRAVVEQTERARKLAEQELIEASERVQLLHSQNTSLINQKKKMEADISQLQTEVEEAIQECRNAEEKAKKAITDAAMMAEELKKEQDTSAHLERMKKNMEQTIKDLQMRLDEAEQLALKGGKKQLQKLEARVRELENELEAEQKRHAESVKGLRKSERRVKELSYQTEEDRKNLVRLQDLVDKLQMKVKAYKRQAEEAEEQANSNLAKFRKAQHELDEAEERADIAESQVNKLRAKSRDIGAKGLNEE; from the exons ATGCCTGATGTGGAGATGGCTGAATTTGGGGAGGCCGCCCCCTACCTCCGCAAGTCGGAGAAGGAACGGCTGGCTGCCCAGACCCGCCCCTTCGACCTGAAGAAGGACATCTTCGTCCCTGATGAAAAGGAGGAATATGTCAAGGCCACCATTGTCAGCCGTGAGGGCTCCAAGATCACTGCTGAGACCGAACATGGCAAG ACAGTGACGGTCAAGGAGGACCAGATCATGCAGCAGAACCCCCCCAAGTTCGACAAGATTGAGGACATGGCCATGCTGACTTTCCTCCACGAGCCCGCCGTCCTTTACAACCTCAAGGACCGCTACGCGTCTTGGATGATCTAT ACCTACTCGGGGCTCTTCTGTGTGACCGTCAACCCCTATAAGTGGTTGCCTGTCTACAATGCCGAGGTGGTGGCTGCCTACCGGGGAAAGAAGCGGAGTGAAGCTCCACCCCACATCTTCTCCATCTCTGACAATGCCTACCAGAACATGCTAACAG ATCGGGAGAATCAATCCATCCTCATCAC CGGAGAATCCGGGGCGGGGAAGACTGTGAACACCAAGAGGGTCATCCAGTACTTCGCTGTCATCGCTGCCATTGGTGACCGTGGCAAGAAGGAGGCGGGGGCCCCGGGCAAG GGCACCCTGGAGGACCAAATCATCCAGGCCAACCCTGCCTTGGAAGCCTTCGGCAATGCCAAAACTGTCCGGAATGACAACTCATCCCGATTT GGGAAGTTTATCCGGATCCATTTTGGGGCCACTGGGAAGTTGGCATCGGCTGACATTGAGACCT ACCTCCTGGAGAAGTCCCGTGTGATCTTCCAGCTGAAGGCTGAAAGAAACTACCACATTTACTACCAGATCCTCTCCAATAagaagccagagctgctgg acATGATGCTGGTGACCAACAACCCCTACGACTATGCCTTCATCTCCCAAGGAGAGACCACAGTTCCATCCATTGATGATGGGGAGGAGCTCCTGGCCACAGAT AGTGCCTTTGATGTCCTGGGATTCACTCCAGAGGAGAAGAACTCCATCTATAAACTGACAGGAGCCATCATGCACTTCGGCAACATGAAGTTCAAGCAGAAACAACGGGAAGAGCAGGCAGAACCAGATGGCACAGAAG AGGCAGACAAGTCAGCTTACCTAATGGGGCTGAACTCAGCTGATCTTCTCAAGGGGTTGTGCCACCCTCGGGTCAAGGTGGGCAATGAGTATGTCACCAAGGGGCAGAATGTCCAGCAG GTGATTTATGCTGTCGGAGCCTTGGCCAAAGCTGTGTATGAGAAGATGTTCAACTGGATGGTGACCAGGATCAACAATTCACTGGAGACCAAGCAGCCACGGCAGTACTTCATTGGTGTGCTGGACATCGCTGGCTTTGAAATCTTTGAT TTCAACAGCTTTGAGCAGCTCTGCATCAACTTCACCAACGAGAAGTTGCAGCAGTTTTTCAACCACCACATGTTCGTGCTAGAGCAAGAGGAATACAAGAAGGAGGGCATTGAGTGGGAGTTCATTGACTTTGGCATGGACCTCCAGGCCTGCATTGACCTCATTGAGAAG CCCATGGGAATCATGTCCATCCTGGAGGAGGAGTGCATGTTTCCCAAGGCCACAGACATGACCTTTAAGGCCAAGCTCTTTGATAATCACCTGGGCAAGTCGGCCAACTTTGGGAAGCCACGAAACGTCAAGGGGAAGCAAGAGGCCCACTTTGCCCTTATCCACTATGCCGGCACAGTGGACTACAACATCATCGGGTGGCTGCAGAAGAACAAGGACCCTCTCAATGAGACAGTGGTGGGGCTCTACCAGAAATCAGCCCTTAAGCTCTTGGCCAACCTCTTTGCCAACTATGCTGGGGCTGATGCAC CCGTGGAGAAGGGGAAAGGAGCTAAGAAGAAAGGCTCCTCCTTCCAAACTGTCTCTGCCCTGCATCGG GAGAATCTCAACAAGTTGATGACCAACCTGCGGTCTACCCACCCTCATTTTGTCCGCTGCATCATCCCCAATGAGACTAAGTCTCCTG GTGTGATGAACAACCCCCTGGTAATGCACCAGCTGCGCTGCAATGGGGTGCTAGAGGGCATCCGCATCTGCCGCAAGGGCTTCCCCAATCGCATCCTCTATGGGGACTTCCGACAGCG GTACCGCATCCTGaaccctgctgccatccctgagGGGCAGTTCATTGACAGTCGCAAGGGCGCTGAGAAGCTCCTGGGATCCCTTGATATTGACCACAACCAGTACAAATTTGGACACACCAAG GTCTTCTTCaaggctgggctgctggggctgctggaggagaTGAGGGATGAGCGTCTGGCCCGGATCATGACCCGCTTGCAAGCCCAAGTCCGTGGTTTCCTGTCCCGTCAGGAGTTCAAGAAGATCCTAGAGCGCAG AGACTCATTGCTGGTGATCCAGTGGAACATCAGGGCCTTCATGGGGGTGAAGAACTGGCCTTGGATGAAACTCTACTTCAAGATCAAGCCCTTGTTGAAGAGTGCCGAGACAGAGAAAGAGATGCAG AACATGAAAGAAGAGTTTGGGCGGCTGAAGGAGGCCTTAGAAAAGTCAGAAGCCCGGCGGAAGGAGCTAGAGGAGAAGATGGTCTCCATGCTGCAGGAGAAGAATGACCTTCAGCTCCAAGTGCAGGCT GAGCAAGACAACCTGGCTGATGCTGAGGAGCGCTGTGACCAGCTGATCAAGAACAAGATCCAGCTGGAGGCCAAGGTGAAGGAGATGACTGAGCGgatggaggatgaggaggagatgAATGCTGAGTTGACGGCAAAGAAAAGGAAGCTGGAGGATGAATGCTCAGAGCTGAAGAAGGACATTGATGACCTGGAGTTGTCATTGGCCAAGGTGGAAAAGGAGAAACATGCCACTGAGAACAAG GTCAAGAACCTCACAGAGGAGATGGCCGGGCTGGATGAAACCATCGTCAAGCTAACGAAGGAGAAGAAGGCCCTGCAAGAATCTCACCAGCAAGCACTGGATGATCTGCAGGCAGAGGAAGACAAGGTCAACACATTGACAAAGGCCAAAGTCAAGCTGGAACAGCAAGTGGATGAT CTGGAGAGTTCACTGGAGCAAGAGAAGAAGATCCGGATGGACCTAGAACGGGCCAAAAGGAAGCTGGAAGGTGATTTGAAGTTGGCTCAGGAGAATATCATGGACCTGGAGAATGACAAGCAGCAACTGGATGAGAGGCTGAAAAA GAAAGACTTTGAGCTCAATGCCCTCAATGCCAGAATCGAGGATGAGCAAGCAGTTGCAGCCCAGCTTCAGAAGAAGCTCAAAGAACTTCAG GCGCGGattgaggagctggaggaggagctggaagcaGAGCGGACAGGCAGAGCCAAGGTGGAGAAGCTGCGCTCAGACCTGTCACGGGAGCTGGAGGAGATCAGCGAGCGGCTGGAGGAGGCGGGTGGTGCCACTTCAGTGCAGATCGAGCTCAACAAGAAGCGGGAGGCAGAGTTCCAGAAGATGCGGCGGGACCTGGAGGAGGCCACGCTGCAGCATGAGGCCACGGCAGCTGCGCTGCGCAAGAAGCACGCCGACAGCGTGGCCGAGCTCAGCGAGCAGATCGACAACTTACAGCGTGTCAAGCAgaagctggaaaaggagaaGAGTGAGCTCAAGCTGGAGCTGGATGATGTCGGCTCCAATATGGAGCAACTCATAAAGGCCAAG GCCAACCTGGAGAAGATGTGCCGCACCATGGAAGATCAGATGAATGAGCACCGGACCAAGTCCGAAGAGGCTCAACGCATGGTCAATGACCTCACCACTCAACGAGCCAAGCTCCAGACTGAGAATG GTGAGCTCTCCaggcagctggaggagaaggaagccTTCATCAACCAGATGACACGAGGGAAACTCACCTACACTCAACAGCTGGAGGACCTCAAGAGGCAGCTAGAGGAAGAAGTCAAG GCCAAGAATGCACTGGCCCATGCCCTGCAGTCAGCCCGGCATGACTGCGACCTTCTGAGGGAGCAGTATGAGGAGGAGACAGAGGCCAAGGCTGAGCTCCAGCGCTCGCTCTCCAAGGCCAACTCTGAGGTGGCACAGTGGAGGACCAAGTATGAGACAGATGCCATCCAGCGCACTGAGGAACTGGAGGAGGCCAA GAAGAAGCTGGCCCAGCGGctgcaggaggctgaggaggcagtGGAGGCGGTCAATGCCAAGTGTTCCTCCCTGGAGAAGACCAAACACCGGCTGCAAAATGAAATTGAAGATCTCATGGCAGACCTGGAACGATcaaatgcagcagcagctgcattgGACAAGAAGCAGAGAAACTTTGACAAG ATCTTGTCTGAGTGGAAGCAGAAATTTGAAGAGTCACAGGTGGAGCTGGAAGCATCACAGAAAGAGGCCAGGTCCCTCAGCACTGAACTCTTCAAGCTGAAAAACGCTTATGAGGAGTCACTTGATCACTTAGAGACTTTaaagagggaaaacaagaaTCTCCAAG AGGAGATCTCGGACCTGACGGAGCAGCTGGGTGGCAGCCACAAGACCATCCACGAATTGGAGAAGGTCCGGAAGCAGCTGGATGCTGAGAAACTGGAGCTCCAAGCTgcactggaagaggctgag GCCTCTCTGGAGCATGAGGAGGGAAAGATCCTGAGGGCCCAACTGGAGTTCAACCAGGTCAAGGCAGACTATGAGCGCAAGCTGGCCGAGAAGGATGAGGAGATGGAGCAGGCCAAGCGCAACCACCTGCGGGTGGTGGACTCACTGCAGACCTCGCTGGACGCTGAGACCCGGAGCCGCAACGAGGCCCTGAGGCTGAAGAAGAAGATGGAGGGTGACCTCAATGAGATGGAGATTCAGCTCAGCCATGCCAACCGTGTGGCTGCAGAAGCTCAGAAGCAAGTCAAGACACTGCAGGGGTGCCTTAAG GAcacccagctgcagctggatgaCATGGTACGGGTCAATGAGGACCTGAAGGAGAATATTGCCATCGTGGAGAGGAGAAACAACCTTCTTCAGTCAGAGCTGGAAGAGCTGCGGGCAGTGGTGGAACAGACTGAGAGGGCCCGCAAGttggctgagcaggagctgatTGAGGCCAGTGAGAGGGTCCAGCTTCTCCACTCACAG AACACCAGCCTCATCAACCAGAAGAAGAAGATGGAGGCTGACATCTCGCAGCTGCAGACAGAGGTGGAAGAGGCCATCCAGGAGTGCAGGAATGCTGAGGAGAAGGCCAAGAAGGCCATCACTGAT GCGGCCATGATGGCAGAGGAGTTGAAGAAGGAGCAGGACACCAGTGCCCATCTGGAGCGGATGAAGAAGAACATGGAGCAGACCATCAAGGACCTGCAGATGAGGTTGGATGAGGCTGAGCAGCTGGCCCTGAAAGGGGGCAAGAAGCAGCTGCAGAAGCTGGAGGCTCGTGTGCGGGAACTGGAGAATGAGCTGGAGGCTGAGCAGAAGCGCCATGCTGAGAGTGTCAAGGGTCTCCGCAAGTCCGAGCGTCGTGTCAAAGAACTCAGCTACCAG ACGGAAGAGGACCGCAAGAACCTGGTCCGGCTCCAAGACCTTGTGGACAAGCTCCAAATGAAGGTCAAGGCCTACAAGCGACAGGCAGAGGAGGCG GAGGAACAGGCCAACTCCAACCTGGCCAAGTTCCGCAAGGCACAGCACGAGCTGGATGAGGCAGAGGAGCGTGCCGACATCGCTGAGTCCCAGGTCAACAAGCTGCGGGCCAAGAGCCGCGACATTGGAGCCAAG GGACTCAATGAAGAGTGA